A region from the Riemerella anatipestifer genome encodes:
- a CDS encoding Ppx/GppA phosphatase family protein gives MKLAAIDIGSNAARLLINEVVLNANHQPEFTKLNLLRIPLRLGMDVFVKGEIGEERSKMVVDTMKVFSDLMKIYKVEHYRACATSAMRDAKNGQEIIEQVARTSGIEIEIISGTEEANLVYENHIAEGLDEDYDYLYIDVGGGSTEVTFYENGKAKFSHSFNIGTIRLLNHLVTDAHWEEMKNLIKSHITGKKPIVAIGSGGNINKVFSMSKTKDGKALATSKLKKYYKEFSQLSVEERMVKYKIREDRADVIVPALKIFNNILNWADISKIFVPKISVADGLIHHIYETVKKE, from the coding sequence ATGAAATTAGCAGCTATAGATATAGGCAGTAATGCCGCCAGACTTCTCATCAACGAAGTGGTTTTAAATGCCAATCATCAACCCGAATTTACCAAACTCAATTTGTTGAGAATTCCGTTGAGGCTAGGTATGGACGTCTTTGTTAAAGGAGAAATAGGAGAGGAGCGGTCTAAAATGGTGGTAGATACGATGAAAGTTTTTAGCGATTTAATGAAAATCTACAAGGTAGAACATTACCGTGCTTGTGCCACAAGTGCAATGCGTGATGCTAAAAACGGACAAGAAATAATAGAACAAGTGGCAAGAACTTCTGGGATTGAGATAGAAATTATTTCAGGAACTGAAGAGGCTAATTTGGTTTACGAAAATCACATTGCCGAAGGTTTAGACGAAGATTACGATTATCTTTATATAGATGTGGGTGGAGGTTCTACGGAGGTTACCTTTTATGAAAACGGAAAGGCTAAATTCTCTCATTCGTTTAATATAGGGACAATTAGGCTTCTAAATCATTTGGTAACCGATGCCCATTGGGAGGAGATGAAAAACTTAATCAAGAGCCATATTACGGGCAAAAAACCGATAGTAGCGATAGGCTCTGGAGGAAATATCAATAAGGTATTTTCTATGAGTAAAACTAAAGATGGTAAGGCTTTGGCAACTTCTAAACTGAAGAAATATTACAAAGAATTTTCTCAACTAAGCGTAGAGGAAAGAATGGTAAAGTACAAAATCCGTGAAGACCGAGCCGATGTAATTGTACCAGCCCTTAAAATTTTTAATAATATTTTAAACTGGGCGGATATTTCTAAAATATTTGTCCCTAAAATATCCGTTGCTGATGGGCTTATACACCACATCTATGAAACGGTGAAGAAAGAATAA
- a CDS encoding universal stress protein, translating into MTNIILPVDFGESTDFLLDETVKFAKKTNGKIFLIHVAPSDIGFAIGDMGFQYFPEIEKNEIQQEALQLNELQQRIIAQDVDCEHILKQGIAKEVILDYVQEKKADYIVMGSHGRSGIYDVFVGSLTKELTKSAPVPVLVIPCHQHK; encoded by the coding sequence ATGACTAATATTATTCTTCCCGTTGATTTCGGCGAAAGCACAGATTTCCTTCTTGATGAGACTGTAAAGTTTGCAAAAAAGACCAATGGTAAAATATTCCTCATTCATGTAGCACCTTCGGATATAGGCTTTGCGATTGGCGATATGGGCTTCCAGTATTTCCCTGAAATTGAGAAAAACGAAATACAGCAAGAAGCTCTACAACTCAACGAGCTACAACAGAGAATCATTGCCCAAGATGTAGACTGCGAGCATATCCTAAAGCAAGGCATCGCCAAAGAGGTTATTTTGGACTATGTGCAAGAGAAAAAGGCAGATTATATTGTGATGGGCTCTCACGGTAGAAGCGGCATCTATGATGTTTTTGTAGGCAGCCTGACTAAAGAACTTACCAAAAGTGCCCCAGTGCCTGTTTTGGTAATTCCTTGCCACCAGCATAAATAG
- a CDS encoding fumarylacetoacetate hydrolase family protein, with the protein MKILCIGRNYTEHAKELGNAIPEEPVIFIKPDTALLKGNDFYIPEFSNEIHYELEVVLKISKGGKYIQRENAHKHFEEIGLGIDFTARDLQSKLKSKGLPWELSKGFDGSAVVSSFYKKENFDLNNINFSLFQNKIQKQNGATRHMMFGFEDIIAFVSKYFTLRVGDLIFTGTPEGVGKVQENDLLEGYLEDQKVLDIRIL; encoded by the coding sequence ATGAAAATCCTTTGCATCGGAAGAAACTATACCGAACACGCCAAAGAACTTGGCAATGCGATACCCGAGGAGCCTGTTATTTTTATAAAACCCGACACGGCACTACTTAAAGGAAACGATTTCTATATCCCCGAATTTTCTAACGAGATACACTACGAGCTGGAAGTCGTTCTAAAAATATCTAAAGGTGGAAAGTATATCCAAAGGGAAAATGCCCACAAACATTTTGAGGAAATAGGTTTAGGGATAGATTTCACGGCAAGAGATTTACAATCTAAACTCAAATCCAAAGGACTTCCTTGGGAGCTTTCCAAAGGGTTTGATGGCTCGGCAGTGGTAAGTTCGTTCTATAAAAAGGAAAACTTTGATTTAAACAATATCAATTTTTCTCTTTTCCAAAATAAAATCCAAAAGCAAAACGGAGCCACTCGACATATGATGTTCGGCTTTGAGGATATTATTGCCTTTGTATCAAAATATTTTACTCTAAGAGTGGGCGACTTAATATTTACAGGAACGCCCGAAGGTGTAGGCAAGGTGCAAGAAAACGACCTTTTGGAAGGCTATCTGGAAGACCAAAAAGTTTTAGATATTAGGATATTGTAG
- a CDS encoding 3'-5' exonuclease: protein MNLKLHKPLCIFDLETTGTNISKDRIVEICILKVNPDASRETKTWLVNPEMHIPAFATAVHGISDEDVKDAPTLKEIAPKIMEMISGADLGGFNSNRFDVPLLAEEMLRAGVDFDLSKMKLVDAQVIFHKMEPRNLSAAYQFYCNKTLEDAHSAEADTLATFEVLDAQVGKYEELPKDINGLSEFSYHQKFADLAGFIAFDDKGQEIFTFGKYKGQLVEEVLAKDAGYFGWVQNADFPLYTKKVLTSIQLRRKF from the coding sequence ATGAATTTAAAACTACATAAACCCCTGTGCATATTCGATTTGGAAACCACAGGTACCAATATTTCTAAAGACCGAATTGTAGAGATTTGTATTTTAAAAGTAAATCCAGACGCTTCTAGAGAAACCAAAACTTGGCTTGTGAACCCAGAAATGCACATTCCGGCGTTTGCAACTGCAGTACACGGAATTTCCGACGAAGATGTAAAGGACGCTCCCACTCTGAAAGAAATTGCTCCAAAAATTATGGAAATGATTTCAGGAGCAGACTTGGGCGGATTTAATTCTAACCGATTTGATGTCCCACTTCTTGCCGAAGAAATGCTAAGAGCAGGAGTAGATTTTGACCTTAGTAAAATGAAACTAGTAGACGCTCAAGTGATTTTCCATAAAATGGAACCTAGAAATTTAAGTGCCGCTTATCAGTTCTATTGTAACAAAACCCTAGAAGATGCTCATTCTGCAGAGGCAGACACCCTCGCTACTTTTGAAGTGCTAGATGCCCAAGTAGGCAAATATGAGGAGTTACCTAAAGACATCAATGGTCTAAGTGAGTTTTCTTACCATCAGAAATTTGCAGATTTAGCAGGTTTTATTGCCTTTGATGATAAAGGACAAGAGATTTTTACTTTTGGGAAATATAAAGGACAACTGGTAGAAGAAGTTTTAGCCAAAGATGCAGGTTATTTCGGTTGGGTGCAAAATGCTGACTTCCCGCTCTACACCAAGAAGGTGCTTACCAGCATACAGCTAAGACGAAAATTTTAA
- a CDS encoding CDP-alcohol phosphatidyltransferase family protein, with protein MNFIKNNLANAFTLGNLFSGCVGAIHLVNGAYEITAICIIISLVLDFFDGFIARALHANSPLGVQLDSLADMVSFGLIPGLAMYKLLEPYGVNIGSFAFPFEIKYLGLFITLFSCLRLAIFNIDEEQKYYFKGLNTPSNTVLIFGIYYIVADVFSLKILEQPHYGWGLLTLTALSSWLLVSPIKMIAMKFKSKKLSDNYPKIALLAGGLLILAFFKIYAIPLIVVYYILVSLIFQKQLN; from the coding sequence ATGAATTTTATTAAAAATAATCTCGCTAATGCCTTTACTTTAGGCAATTTGTTTTCGGGGTGCGTAGGAGCTATCCATTTAGTTAACGGAGCTTACGAAATTACCGCTATATGCATCATTATTTCTTTAGTATTAGATTTTTTTGACGGATTTATAGCCCGTGCCTTACACGCCAATTCGCCTTTGGGTGTTCAGCTAGATTCTTTGGCAGACATGGTAAGTTTTGGGCTAATACCAGGGTTGGCAATGTATAAACTCCTAGAACCTTATGGCGTAAACATTGGCAGTTTTGCCTTTCCATTTGAAATAAAATACTTGGGGCTTTTCATTACCCTATTCTCCTGTCTAAGACTGGCTATTTTCAACATTGATGAAGAACAAAAATACTACTTTAAAGGACTGAATACACCTAGTAATACCGTTTTAATTTTCGGTATTTACTATATCGTGGCTGATGTATTTTCGTTAAAAATATTAGAGCAACCTCACTACGGTTGGGGACTTTTAACTTTAACTGCACTTAGTTCGTGGCTGCTAGTTAGCCCCATTAAAATGATAGCAATGAAGTTTAAATCTAAAAAACTAAGTGATAATTACCCTAAAATAGCTTTATTAGCAGGTGGATTGCTCATTCTAGCATTCTTTAAAATATATGCCATTCCTTTAATCGTGGTGTATTATATTTTAGTTTCTTTAATATTTCAAAAACAACTCAACTAA
- a CDS encoding M13 family metallopeptidase — MKKITLSLLALSGALAFQSCSVNKKVAHTEHTSHAGHHHHEEHGISLEYMDTNVRPQDDFYNFVNGGWMRTAVIPSDKASWGSFNELREKTDEASLTILKNILSETYAEGTEGKKIQTLYASFMNMDKRNAEGISPIKNDLAKIEAIKNLADLQTYLIAAVRTGDNPLYSWYAYTDLKNSKMNTIYLGGPRLGLGRDYYQKENAENTKTLNEYQKYVASLLDVLGYKNSNDTAKKIVDLEKTMAKTLLTNEEGRDANKRYNPKNTSELPSLVKNVNLSTYLKEAGVNTDRVILGELSYYQNLDKFINNANLPLIKDYLKLRLLSSNADNLDKKLDDINFNFYSKYLQGQKEQRAMEKRGLSLINGVLGEAFGKLYVDKYFPAEAKTEMETLISYLKKSYKHHIENLDWMSAETKVKALDKLNKFTVKVAYPDKWEDYSKLNFNNGSSLYDNLKQVSLWAYEKTLAEKVNKPVDKSKWGMTPQTVNAYYNPTNNEIVFPAAILQPPFFNFKADPAVNFGGIGAVIGHEISHGFDDGGSRFDGDGNLSNWWTDADRKNFDIKVKQLADQYSKYEPVKGSFVNGVFTSGENIADLGGVAIAYDALKMYLKDKGNPGEISGYNQDQRFFLSWATVWRTKSTEQYMINQVKTDPHSPGYFRSFGPLVNVDAWYDAFKVEAKDKHYKKPEDRIKIW; from the coding sequence ATGAAGAAAATTACATTAAGCCTATTGGCACTTTCTGGAGCATTAGCTTTTCAGTCTTGCTCTGTGAATAAGAAAGTAGCTCACACGGAGCATACTTCTCACGCTGGACATCACCACCACGAAGAACACGGGATTAGCCTAGAATATATGGATACCAATGTTCGCCCTCAAGACGATTTTTACAATTTCGTAAATGGAGGTTGGATGCGTACGGCGGTTATTCCTTCGGATAAAGCCTCTTGGGGAAGTTTCAACGAATTGCGTGAAAAAACAGACGAGGCATCTCTTACAATTCTTAAAAATATCCTTTCTGAAACCTATGCTGAAGGTACTGAAGGTAAAAAAATCCAGACCCTCTACGCTTCTTTTATGAATATGGATAAAAGAAATGCAGAAGGCATCAGCCCTATCAAAAATGATTTAGCTAAAATTGAGGCTATCAAAAACTTAGCAGACCTACAAACTTATCTTATAGCGGCAGTTCGTACAGGGGACAACCCTCTTTACAGTTGGTACGCCTACACCGACCTTAAAAACTCTAAGATGAACACCATCTATCTAGGTGGACCTCGTCTAGGTTTAGGAAGAGATTACTATCAAAAAGAGAACGCAGAGAACACAAAAACACTCAACGAATACCAAAAGTATGTGGCTTCTCTATTAGATGTTTTAGGATATAAGAACTCTAACGATACCGCTAAAAAAATAGTAGATTTAGAGAAAACAATGGCAAAAACGCTACTTACCAACGAGGAAGGTAGAGATGCCAACAAACGCTACAACCCTAAAAACACTTCTGAATTGCCAAGTTTAGTGAAAAATGTAAACCTTTCTACTTATCTTAAAGAGGCTGGTGTAAATACAGATAGAGTCATTTTAGGAGAGTTAAGTTATTATCAAAACTTGGATAAATTCATCAACAATGCTAATCTACCTCTAATTAAAGATTATCTTAAATTAAGATTACTTTCTAGCAATGCAGATAATTTAGATAAGAAATTAGACGACATCAATTTCAACTTTTATAGCAAATACCTTCAAGGGCAAAAAGAGCAAAGAGCTATGGAAAAGAGAGGACTTAGCCTCATCAATGGAGTTCTTGGCGAAGCTTTCGGTAAACTGTATGTAGATAAATATTTCCCTGCTGAAGCTAAAACAGAAATGGAAACGCTTATCAGCTACCTTAAAAAGTCTTACAAGCATCATATAGAAAACCTAGATTGGATGTCTGCTGAAACTAAAGTTAAAGCGTTAGACAAACTAAACAAATTTACTGTAAAAGTGGCTTATCCTGACAAATGGGAAGACTACTCTAAACTTAACTTCAATAACGGTTCTTCTCTTTATGACAACTTAAAGCAGGTTTCTCTTTGGGCTTACGAAAAAACTTTAGCCGAAAAAGTGAATAAACCTGTGGACAAATCTAAATGGGGAATGACACCGCAAACCGTAAACGCTTACTATAACCCAACCAACAACGAGATTGTATTCCCGGCAGCGATATTGCAACCGCCATTCTTCAACTTTAAGGCAGACCCTGCGGTTAATTTTGGAGGTATTGGTGCAGTAATCGGTCACGAAATTTCTCACGGATTTGATGATGGTGGTTCTCGTTTTGATGGTGATGGAAACCTTAGCAACTGGTGGACAGATGCAGACCGTAAAAACTTTGATATTAAAGTAAAACAGCTAGCAGACCAATACAGCAAGTACGAGCCTGTAAAAGGAAGTTTCGTAAATGGAGTCTTCACTAGTGGAGAAAACATTGCAGACTTAGGTGGTGTAGCCATTGCTTACGACGCGTTAAAAATGTATCTTAAAGATAAAGGTAACCCAGGGGAAATCAGTGGTTATAACCAAGACCAAAGATTCTTTTTGAGCTGGGCAACTGTATGGAGAACTAAATCTACCGAGCAATATATGATTAACCAAGTAAAAACTGACCCACACTCTCCAGGTTACTTCCGTAGTTTTGGACCGTTGGTAAATGTAGATGCTTGGTATGATGCCTTTAAAGTAGAAGCAAAAGACAAACACTACAAAAAACCAGAGGATAGAATTAAAATCTGGTAA
- a CDS encoding CinA family nicotinamide mononucleotide deamidase-related protein — MTVTNAAIIIIGDEVLAGNTIDTNSNFIAKELHNIGIKVAEIFTISDDADCIKQALNDAFKITNLVITTGGLGPTKDDKTKKAIAHFFDDNLITDPETLAHLEQILIKRNRVHLFDINRPQAEIPSKAKVIQNHNGTAPCLMMEENEKIAFVLPGVPYEVKPLIKDQIIPLLAERFSLSHIVVKIISVVDFPESLLAQTIEDWENHLPENIKLAYLPIGNRVKLKLTAIGNNKTDLEAQLNQIIEPLKPLIQDKVISWDNEDIASILKFILTQRGLSISSAESCTGGGISRLITSISGSSAYFQGGITAYAVNQKINILKVPEQLINQHTVVSEQVAEAMARGCQELFKTDISISTTGVAGPQTDQYQNEIGSVYYSVRVKNKSYNYHLHLPHLDREDFMNFVSQRVLQSVVEVLMFNPNEP; from the coding sequence ATGACTGTAACAAATGCCGCAATCATCATAATAGGTGATGAAGTTTTAGCTGGAAATACCATTGATACCAATTCTAACTTTATTGCTAAAGAACTTCATAATATAGGGATTAAAGTCGCCGAAATCTTTACCATTTCAGATGATGCCGACTGCATTAAACAGGCTTTAAACGATGCCTTCAAAATCACCAACCTCGTGATAACCACAGGCGGTCTAGGACCTACCAAAGACGACAAAACGAAAAAAGCCATTGCTCACTTTTTTGATGATAACCTCATCACAGACCCCGAAACTTTGGCTCATCTGGAGCAAATTTTAATCAAACGAAACAGAGTGCATCTCTTTGATATTAACCGCCCACAGGCAGAAATCCCTTCAAAAGCCAAAGTCATACAAAATCATAATGGTACCGCTCCTTGTCTAATGATGGAAGAAAACGAAAAAATTGCCTTTGTTCTCCCTGGTGTACCTTATGAAGTAAAGCCCTTGATTAAAGACCAAATCATTCCGCTACTAGCTGAAAGGTTTTCTTTATCACATATAGTGGTAAAAATCATCTCCGTGGTTGATTTCCCCGAAAGTCTTTTAGCCCAAACCATAGAAGATTGGGAAAACCACCTGCCCGAAAACATAAAACTAGCCTACCTCCCCATAGGAAACCGAGTAAAGCTAAAACTCACCGCCATCGGGAATAATAAAACCGATTTAGAAGCCCAACTCAACCAAATTATAGAACCGCTAAAACCTTTAATCCAAGACAAAGTCATTTCTTGGGATAACGAGGATATAGCGTCTATCCTTAAATTTATTCTTACCCAAAGAGGGCTTAGCATCTCTTCCGCCGAAAGCTGTACTGGGGGCGGCATTTCAAGGTTAATCACCTCTATATCGGGCAGCTCTGCCTATTTTCAAGGAGGCATTACTGCCTATGCGGTCAATCAAAAAATCAATATCTTAAAAGTTCCCGAACAACTGATAAACCAACACACAGTAGTTTCGGAACAAGTAGCCGAAGCAATGGCGAGAGGTTGTCAAGAGTTGTTTAAAACAGATATTTCTATCTCTACCACAGGCGTTGCAGGTCCACAAACCGACCAATATCAAAACGAAATAGGCTCTGTGTATTATTCCGTAAGAGTAAAAAACAAAAGCTACAACTACCATTTGCACCTGCCTCATCTAGATAGAGAGGACTTTATGAACTTCGTTTCTCAAAGAGTTTTACAGTCTGTTGTGGAAGTTCTTATGTTTAATCCCAATGAGCCTTAA
- a CDS encoding alkaline phosphatase encodes MKRRDFLKSGSIAALGGMLISPFGLKANTIKEEFRGKKAKNIIFMVSDGMSVGTLHMADIYSRRKLGRASHWLGLYENNLVQRAVMDMASASSIVTDSAAASSSWGGGVRVNNGSLNISPDGKENMPILQKFKKAGKKVGCVTTVPINHATPAGFCVTSKKRSAMEDIAVDYLDLGFDVMMGGGAKYFEADKRKDAVDLDAKFRSKGYTVVKNKAEMLSAPKNKPILGTFDEEALPYTVDHNSCDKMKANIPTLAEMTEKAISQMKDHPKGFVMQVEGGKVDWAAHGNDVAALLYDQLAFDEAVKVAMDFAKKDGNTLVVLTSDHGNANPGLIYGKTCNDNFDHIQNFKNSNEWILQGIQPDSTVSFVKERIAKACGDMVLSDDQAKQLLSYYSKAKQEDGLYNPRHLPFKLLSEMQKDYTSVGWISMDHSSDYTELAMFGPGSERLKPLMRNTDIHTFLLDAAEVENKF; translated from the coding sequence ATGAAAAGAAGAGATTTTTTAAAGAGTGGGTCTATAGCGGCTTTAGGAGGTATGCTTATCAGCCCATTTGGTTTAAAAGCCAATACAATAAAAGAAGAGTTTAGAGGGAAAAAAGCCAAGAACATCATCTTTATGGTGAGTGATGGTATGAGTGTAGGTACTCTACATATGGCAGATATCTACTCTAGAAGAAAACTAGGTAGAGCTTCCCATTGGCTGGGTCTGTATGAGAATAATTTGGTACAAAGAGCAGTAATGGATATGGCATCGGCGAGTTCTATTGTTACCGATTCTGCGGCGGCAAGTTCTTCGTGGGGTGGGGGAGTGCGTGTAAATAACGGGAGCCTTAACATTAGCCCAGATGGAAAAGAAAATATGCCGATACTCCAAAAGTTTAAAAAGGCAGGTAAAAAGGTAGGTTGTGTAACTACGGTTCCTATCAACCACGCTACACCAGCGGGGTTTTGTGTAACTTCTAAAAAGAGAAGTGCAATGGAGGATATTGCGGTAGACTATTTAGATTTAGGTTTTGATGTGATGATGGGAGGTGGGGCTAAATATTTTGAAGCAGATAAAAGAAAAGACGCCGTAGACTTAGATGCTAAGTTCCGTTCTAAAGGTTATACGGTGGTAAAAAATAAAGCAGAGATGTTGTCCGCTCCTAAAAATAAACCTATCCTAGGTACTTTTGATGAGGAGGCGTTGCCCTATACCGTAGACCATAATAGCTGTGATAAAATGAAAGCCAATATCCCTACTCTAGCAGAGATGACGGAGAAGGCTATATCGCAGATGAAAGACCACCCTAAAGGCTTTGTAATGCAAGTAGAAGGCGGTAAGGTGGACTGGGCGGCACACGGTAATGATGTGGCGGCTCTGCTATACGACCAGTTGGCTTTTGATGAGGCGGTGAAGGTCGCTATGGATTTTGCAAAGAAAGACGGTAATACTTTGGTGGTGCTTACTTCTGACCACGGAAATGCCAACCCAGGGCTTATCTATGGTAAAACTTGTAATGATAATTTTGACCATATACAAAACTTTAAAAACTCTAACGAATGGATATTGCAAGGGATACAGCCTGATAGCACTGTTTCTTTCGTTAAAGAGAGAATAGCCAAGGCGTGTGGAGATATGGTGTTGTCTGATGACCAAGCGAAGCAGCTATTATCCTACTACTCTAAAGCAAAGCAAGAAGATGGTTTGTATAACCCTCGCCACTTGCCGTTTAAGCTCCTTTCTGAGATGCAAAAAGACTATACCTCTGTGGGGTGGATAAGTATGGACCACTCCTCGGACTATACAGAACTTGCGATGTTTGGACCAGGAAGCGAACGCTTAAAACCGCTGATGAGAAATACAGATATACATACATTCTTACTAGACGCTGC